The genomic interval TGTGTGATTTAGCAAGAAAAGCGAAGGGCAAACTTACGTGTTGCAGTCAATGCTAGGATCAAACGAAAAAGAAACACTAAGGTTACAAAGTTGTGGGAGTTGTTTTGTTTTGTCAGGGTTAACGCCAAATTTAATTGAAGCTCCTTTGAGACATTCACAAACATCACGTCGAACCTGAGTGGTGTCTGCCTTTTGATTTAAGTTTTGTGCTGCGTCACAACAGGAAGTAGATGGTGTTGGTGGTCCTAATCCTGTCAAAAAAGGGACACATGGCAACAATGACACAATAGCCTCAGAGCAACTAATGTCATCAATTTGACGTGCATCCAATGTTGTCACTTGCAAGCCTAAAACCATTACAAGCGTTAAAAAAGCAATAATCTTCTTCCCCATCatcttaatttaattatgtgttTACACTATACACTCTAGgtttttataaagttttaagATTATCAACCACTACAAGCATCCCTTAATTTATAGGCAAGATAGGTTACCATTTTATGGTAACACATAAGTgtctatttcatttttatttattaaaaaaaattaaatctcatTAGAgtcttcatttttcattttggtttgaatattaattattatcttaaaTATGCATAAATTATATCTGTTAATGACTATGGCAATAAtggtaaaaattattaaaaattaaatatttatcttaaatgAAATAATACTTATTAGAACTAATTTAACATCATCTAAATAggaaagtaaataataaaaaatgtgcactaaatataataataataataataataataataataataataataataataataataataattatgaaaatagtaatattaaaacaatagtaataatttaatacataggataaatttactaaaaacaaaaatatgtaccaaaaaaaattaatttatccaaagaaatcaaacaattaaattatgttGTTCAAAACTACCTAAAATTGCGTTAATTTTCTCAGACAATCATTCAAAAAGTTTgactaatatattaaatagaacAAAAACCTTTATGATACACAAAAGGTAAATATTGATGATGGTTGTTTTGATGACCGTCAGGGACTATGATCTGACTTATTTATGCTCTGACCTGATAGACCAACCTTTAGTAATATCCAAACATAATTAAAGATAATATCAAAACACAACATTAGTAATAtccaaagataattatttataaagtaaataattaaattctttctattggagaaaaagctgaaatctagttggattgtcaggactggatgtaggttgtcttgttgacaactgaaccaggataaatgtTGGTGCATTCGATCCCTtatacttttacttttaattgttaatcttgtatgccgctttttaattccgctgtgtatgtaatattgctttaatttgattaaagactgatatattctgattatttcgaggtcataataatcaacaaataCTATTTTACTTTTGTCATAACtactaatataattatttacataATTAGTTTTACTTTATCTTAAATAGTGCATACAAATTAAGAGTATTTcgaaaactaaaaatataatcacCGAATAAGCAAAATTTTGACCCTCTACGAGCCTTTCTCGGAACTCTCCTGCATACGAAACTTGGATGTATGGCCATCACATAAGGGAGTGTTCTTTGTCGGTTAGAGATGTTTGGTTACTGGTTTTCCCTATTGGACTTACATTTGCATGacaagaatatatatatatatatatatataaaagatttttcatCTATCtcaatattaatcaaaatatgtaaaaaaatattataaaattaaaacttacaGCCATAttattaatcttattttttaagttaaatagTACCCAgagtctcttaacttaatttcaattaacgttttagtcattttttttttctttcgatttggtcacttattctaattttaagtgacaatttgtaTCAAGCAAAGATCATCTTGAGCCCTAACCAAACATCTTTGAAGGAATATGTATCAAAGCCCTATAACCAAGAAGAATTGAGTTCCCTTTGTGTCCTCTCTTGCATGTGGTTTAATCTATTTTTGGATGTACCTAGTGTTGGGAATTTTCGATATTTTAGTGGTAGAAATCTGATTTTCATTTGGGGTTCAGAATTTTAGGGATTTCAAAATGAGCGAgggaaaatttatatttttacatgttAAGAAATATTGCATTCTTGCTGCATGCATTGATTTAtctaaaaatgatattatacTTTTCTCttgttcaaattttatttttcaattatatggTGATATATGatggtttttttattaaagaaaaatttgtaaGAGAAGAGCAAATGAGATGTCTGTTGCGATATGCTCAAAACCTACCTTACAAAATAATCACAATTATCTTGGTGGCTCACGTTGAGATAATTGGCATAGATTGTCcatattttttggaaaaattgaCACACAAAATACAAGGTTTTCAAATGTAATTTTACCAGAAAGACTATATATAAAAGGAAAtgtgtagttttttttattgttgatgttttcaaaaatatatttcctAACTACTCTTCCCCTATTATGGAACTCGCTGAGATTAGCATCTCACCcctatttttatgtattatagtAGCCTAGAATGATCAATTTGGAATATTCTACATTATTTTTAGATAAGTAATGATGGATATTACAATGGTCTTTTAATTTGTATCCTACGGTCAAATTAGTccatgaattttttgaattggCAAATATATCcctaacttttaaaaatatcaataaaagtGGTTTGTGTGTAAACTTTTTTAGTTGAACATTTTAATGTGACTCTGTAATTGAATATGTGGTTTATCCACGTTGATTCCACAtcatgtttatttatttggggacaattttgttaatgaaattttgtaTTCTCAGGGATAAAATTGCaaaataattgtaattgttTATTGACTAATTATGGACAAATTAGTCCATgaaagatttaaattttattggaaaatttgtTCACGTTATCATGACATTGCTATGCGATCAATGTAGATGAGTCAAATACTATAATCACTATGATAAAAGTATTAATATGGACTATTTTGATAACTAATTTAcaattttagaaatatatatgTCGAATTGTAAAATTCAGGCATTAATTTAACCGATGCTTAcaatttaaagattttttttgcATATTCAGTCATTTTTTGTTAGACAATCGAAACGCGACACGAGACCAAGAACTTGATTTAAGACGAAACAAAAcaatataatatcaataataaaaattggattttataaattttaataccaattaatatttcttttcaaaactattttttacatATTGTATGCTTCTAACAAATAAGTtcattgattaatttatttgactaGTTAGGGAAAACTACGAAATTGAAATAATCatgatgaaattttatatatatttttatcggGTTTTTAGCATAAATTTttgtagaagaagaagaagaaaatgatgttCATATAGAAAACATGTTTTATGTGTTTGTTGGTTTGGTAGAGTAAAACTTTTcagtattttataaattaaaattatattttatttagtaattTCTTTGTATAATAGAATTccaaaaaaacaatattacacTTCAGAAatttaaaaacagaaaatagataacaaataaatatgattcaaattttcataaatatgcAGCTAAAAACTATCCAATTTTAAAGAGTTGGTACAATTTTTCACTTTGCTTATTGCTATaaagtttttgttgttgtacttCTAGCTTACTTCATGATATGCTTGACCCATATGGTAGAATTATGGAATCCtgtggataaataaaaataataataagatgggcgtgtaataaaaataatgtcatcattttaagtatttcaatatagaaaaataattattaaatattaacaattgttttttaaaaaaatgtatacgATTTTGTGTGATTTAGCAAGAAAAGCGAAAGGCAAACTTACGTGTTGCAGTCAATGCTAGGATCAAACGAAAAAGAAAGACTAAGGTTACAAAGTTGTGGGAGTTGTTTTGTTTTGTCAGAGTTAACGCCAAATTTTATTGAAGCTCCTTTGAGACATTCACAAACATCACGTCGAACCTGAGTGGTGTCCGCCTTTTGATTTAAGTTTTGTGCTGCTTCACAACAGGAAGTAGATGGTGTTGGTGGGCCTAATCCTGTCAAAAAAGGGACACATGGCAACAATGACACAATAGCCTCAGAGCAACTAATGTCATCAATTTGACGTGCATCCAATGTTGTCACTTGCAAGCCTAAAACCATTACAAGCGTTAAAAAAGCAATAATCTTCTTCCCCATCatcttaatttaattatgtgtATACACTATACACTCTAGgtttttataaagttttaaaattatcaacCACTACAAGCATCCCTTATTTTATAAGCAAGATAGGTTACCATTTTATGGTAACACATAAGTgtctatttcatttttatttattaaaaaaattaaatctcatTAGAgtcttcatttttcattttagtttgaatattaattattatcttaaaTATGCATAAATTATATCTGTTAATGACTAAGGCAATAatggtaaaaataattaaatattaaatatttatcctaaATGAAATAATACTTATTAGAACTAATTTAACATCATCTAAATAggaaagtaaataataaaaaatgtgcactaaatataataataataataataataataataataataataataataataataataataataataataataataataatgatgaaaatagtaatattaaaacaatagtaataatttaatacataggataaatttactaaaaacaaaaatatgtaccaaataaaattataaaattaatttatccaaagaaatcaaacaattaaattatgttGTTCAACACTACCTAAAATTGCATTAATTTTCTCAGACAATCATTCAAAAAGTTTGactattatattaaattgaacaaaaaaccTTTATGCTACACAAAAGGTAAATATTGATGATGGTTGTTTTGATGACCGTCAGGGACTATGATCTGACTTATTTATGCTCTGACCTGATAGACCAACCATTAGTAATATCCAAACATAATTAAAGATAATATCAAAACACAACTTTAGTAATAtccaaagataattatttataaagtaaataattaaaatgagagatacttagaaataattaaaatataaatatgtgcacACTTAACAATAACCAAACATACAaaataatatcacattaattaccaTCTCACGTATACaattaaaattgcataaaattttattctttaaaatattacac from Cicer arietinum cultivar CDC Frontier isolate Library 1 chromosome 5, Cicar.CDCFrontier_v2.0, whole genome shotgun sequence carries:
- the LOC101491740 gene encoding non-specific lipid-transfer protein A-like produces the protein MGKKIIAFLTLVMVLGLQVTTLDARQIDDISCSEAIVSLLPCVPFLTGLGPPTPSTSCCEAAQNLNQKADTTQVRRDVCECLKGASIKFGVNSDKTKQLPQLCNLSLSFSFDPSIDCNT